A region of the bacterium genome:
GAGGCCCCGGCAGCAACGGCCTGCCGCGCCTGCTCCAGCGAGTGGCAGGAACAACCGAACCCCAGGCCGCGTGCCTTACAAAGCGGGGCCGCTGCCTCCAGGGGCACGGAATGATAGCCGAGCTGTACGAAATCGGCGCCCGCGGCCAGGGCGATATCCAGCCGCGAGTTAATTATAAGCGGCACACCGGCCTTGCCCGTTATCTC
Encoded here:
- a CDS encoding thiamine phosphate synthase; this encodes MIRKCRVHAVTDSTALADPSFEARAEALAGTGLTALALRAGAFDGRSVYNLALRLREITGKAGVPLIINSRLDIALAAGADFVQLGYHSVPLEAAAPLCKARGLGFGCSCHSLEQARQAVAAGAS